Proteins encoded in a region of the Zea mays cultivar B73 chromosome 4, Zm-B73-REFERENCE-NAM-5.0, whole genome shotgun sequence genome:
- the LOC100381930 gene encoding transcription factor LHW yields the protein MAVGDALRRLCEEIGWSYAVFWKAIGAADPVHLVQEDGYCGHTSCPVGSEPSESLPSDAGCSVPAANTICSLVHSVMASQVHVVGQGTVGRAAFSGNHQWIVRGTANGHGLSSEVAAEMNNQFRVGIQTIAIIPVLPRGVLQLGSAGLVMENINFVMFAKKLCSQLNNRSSMAASASAKNALSQHGQSRPDTATVSTRTPPNALLNASLLKVAQQSGHPVREHVVYAEPDLRFRQQASFCENQFGSNLQSVVMNSSLTSPSLASVKKQPLLMNSIGQLQFSNYVHSSADLARDVILKSLVRQDSSVCETTNMNMHRGRYMVSNDINGSGDFDFLPVGAKASRANLSTSVSSQILDHTTRTLQQKQSLVPFKVTQSSEFNKKMENPENGSFQTPSVPTSESGGQVSNSFNMDQENQLIMSNNVRQVQKINRFSDPSANVSTQRMKNRDVCESGMPIERGSSLLVEPGADNDLFDMLGSEFHQFSHNVGSDLVTWSGTESQNSDRDGPESSIYLNSSPLFSSLDNELHYSGILSLTDTDQLLDAVISNVNPSSKQCPDDSASCKTALTDVPSTSHLGSIDLKRCESSGVPSVLIKHELAQLVKQPCIFDKSENCLSQNNGMHKSQIRLWIESGQNMKCESTSASNSKGLDTPSKANRKRSRPGESAKPRPKDRQLIQDRIKELRELVPNGAKCSIDGLLEKTVKHMLFLQSVTKNADKLKDSTESKILGSENGPLWKDYFEGGATWAFDVGSQSMTCPIIVEDLDRPRQMLVEMLCEDRGIFLEIADFIKGLGLTILRGVMEMRKSKIWARFTVEANRDVTRMEIFLSLVRLLEPNCDGSAAAENASNMNMPLGLVHQPVIPATGSIQ from the exons ATGGCGGTCGGGGACGCGCTGCGACGGCTGTGCGAGGAGATCGGGTGGTCCTACGCCGTCTTCTGGAAGGCCATCGGTGCTGCAGACCCCGT GCATTTGGTGCAGGAGGACGGCTACTGTGGCCACACGTCATGTCCTGTCGGATCTGAGCCTTCCGAATCTCTGCCCAGCGACGCCGGGTGCTCTGTTCCTGCTGCTAACACCATCTGCTCGCTTGTTCACAGCGTTATGGCGTCGCAGGTCCATGTCGTCGGACAAGG GACCGTAGGCCGTGCTGCGTTCAGTGGCAACCACCAATGGATCGTCCGCGGTACCGCCAATGGTCACGGGCTCTCCTCCGAG GTTGCTGCGGAGATGAACAATCAGTTCAGAGTTGGCATTCAG ACAATTGCGATCATTCCTGTGCTGCCACGGGGTGTCCTGCAGTTAGGCTCTGCTGGTTTG GTTATGGAAAACATAAATTTTGTGATGTTTGCAAAGAAGTTGTGTTCTCAGCTAAACAACCGTTCAAGCATGGCTGCATCTGCTTCGGCTAAAAACGCTTTAAGTCAGCATGGCCAGTCACGTCCTGATACTGCaactgtgtcaactaggacaccACCAAATGCATTGCTGAATGCATCTTTGCTTAAGGTTGCACAACAGAGTGGTCACCCTGTTAGAGAGCACGTTGTCTATGCTGAGCCTGACCTTAGGTTTAGACAACAAGCATCCTTCTGCGAGAACCAATTTGGAAGTAATTTACAGAGTGTTGTTATGAACTCAAGTTTGACCTCCCCAAGCTTGGCATCAGTTAAAAAGCAGCCACTCTTGATGAACAGCATTGGGCAGTTACAGTTCAGTAATTATGTGCATTCATCGGCAGATTTGGCAAGAGATGTCATATTAAAATCCCTTGTGCGCCAGGACTCTTCTGTCTGCGAAACTACAAACATGAATATGCATCGTGGAAGATATATGGTATCCAATGATATAAATGGTTCTGGGGATTTTGATTTTCTCCCTGTAGGTGCCAAAGCAAGCAGAGCCAACTTATCAACCAGTGTGTCGAGTCAAATATTGGACCACACAACAAGAACACTGCAGCAAAAACAGTCTCTTGTCCCATTCAAAGTCACCCAATCTTCTGAATTCAATAAGAAAATGGAGAACCCTGAAAATGGATCATTTCAAACCCCTTCAGTTCCAACTTCTGAATCTGGTGGTCAGGTTTCTAACAGTTTCAACATGGACCAAGAGAATCAATTGATTATGTCAAACAATGTACGGCAAGTTCAAAAGATTAATAGATTTAGTGATCCAAGTGCTAATGTAAGCACTCAGAGAATGAAGAACAGGGATGTATGCGAGTCGGGAATGCCCATTGAGAGAGGTTCCTCGTTGCTAGTGGAGCCTGGTGCAGATAATGACTTGTTTGATATGCTTGGTTCTGAATTTCATCAGTTCTCCCACAACGTTGGGTCTGATTTGGTCACCTGGAGTGGTACAGAGTCTCAGAATTCAGATAGAGATGGCCCTGAATCATCAATATATCTCAATAGCTCACCCCTTTTCAGTTCGTTAGACAACGAGCTTCACTATTCTGGTATCTTATCACTAACTGATACTGATCAACTATTGGATGCTGTCATCTCAAATGTCAATCCAAGTAGTAAACAGTGTCCTGATGATAGTGCTTCTTGCAAGACTGCATTGACGGATGTTCCTAGCACATCTCATCTTGGTTCAATAGACTTGAAGAGATGTGAGTCCTCCGGCGTTCCTTCAGTGCTAATTAAGCACGAATTGGCACAGCTTGTTAAGCAACCATGTATTTTTGACAAATCTGAGAACTGTCTTTCCCAAAATAATGGAATGCACAAGTCTCAGATACGCCTTTGGATTGAGAGTGGTCAGAACATGAAATGTGAAAGTACTTCAGCTTCTAACAGCAAAGGTCTTGATACGCCAAGCAAGGCGAATCGCAAGAGATCTCGACCCGGTGAAAGTGCTAAGCCACGACCTAAGGACCGGCAGCTGATACAGGACCGTATTAAAGAGCTTCGTGAGCTTGTACCGAATGGGGCAAAG TGTAGCATTGATGGTTTGTTGGAGAAGACGGTTAAGCACATGCTTTTCTTACAAAGTGTGACGAAGAATGCAGACAAGCTCAAGGACTCTACCGAGTCTAAG ATACTTGGTAGTGAAAATGGCCCCCTTTGGAAAGACTACTTCGAAGGTGGGGCTACCTGGGCTTTTGATGTCGGCTCTCAGTCTATGACATGTCCAATCATTGTTGAGGATCTTGACCGACCTCGTCAGATGCTTGTGGAG ATGCTTTGCGAGGATAGAGGAATCTTCTTGGAGATAGCTGATTTCATCAAAGGACTAGGACTGACTATCTTGAGGGGTGTGATGGAAATGCGCAAAAGTAAAATCTGGGCACGGTTCACTGTTGAG GCGAACCGGGACGTAACCAGAATGGAGATCTTTCTATCGCTTGTGCGCTTATTGGAGCCAAACTGTGACGGCAGTGCAGCGGCGGAGAACGCTAGCAACATGAACATGCCTCTTGGCTTGGTGCACCAACCTGTCATCCCAGCAACAGGCAGCATCCAATGA
- the LOC103654617 gene encoding BEL1-like homeodomain protein 1 isoform X1: MAAYYHGGAGTDIQASTDGLQTLYLMNPSYAGGYADDGGASTPGAANMMLLNSAVTTMTPASFAHHHQQQSPPAAQQHFVGIPLQVQAPPPSGYNLWTPAMAGGAADMSPQAQAQTPGAAGAAGVSAVLSLSSREAPPVTVAAVAACTDEGKYLGVSATPQGQMVMSSKYLKAAQELLDEVVSVSKGVEDAKTAAAAATKSLAAVKKKEDSEGASGGGTDDGAGAKSGGGAAPEMSTAERQEMQMKKSKLLNMLDEVEQRYRQYHGQMQAVSSSFEAAAGAGSARTYTALALRTISRQFRCLRDAIASQVRAASRALGEDADAAVAGGRTVGSRLRYIDHQLRQQRALQQLGMMQGGAWRPQRGLPERSVSILRAWLFEHFLHPYPKDSDKIMLAKQTGLTRSQVSNWFINARVRLWKPMVEEMYLEETKDQDAGGGGNDEGKSGGGGSKSSDTVDGVMPRADVMSKSAVRVGGGGAGAESASTNKGIHGSSLLELGGGDHQQSHAGFYDDDEDDGDDVMGRRLKKARGNEPAPAFHHVHDIATLHAQAAAAARQQHEEVSHRELLMKFMESGGGGGVRDHHQDGGGYSLFAPGPYGQFTTEPFAFAGNGGVSLTLGLPHGAGGSAEQTASFLMGSTTAGDSGSHGAATSYDMNMQSTKSFAAQLMRDFVA, encoded by the exons ATGGCGGCGTACTACCACGGTGGCGCCGGCACGGACATCCAGGCCAGCACCGACGGCCTGCAGACGCTGTACCTCATGAACCCGAGCTACGCCGGCGGCTACGCTGACGACGGCGGCGCGTCCACGCCGGGGGCGGCCAACATGATGCTCCTCAACTCGGCCGTGACCACCATGACGCCGGCGTCCTTCGCgcaccaccaccagcagcagtCGCCGCCGGCCGCGCAGCAGCACTTCGTCGGCATCCCGCTCCAGGTCCAggcgccgccgccgtcgggcTACAACCTGTGGACCCCGGCCATGGCTGGCGGCGCCGCGGACATGTCGCCGCAGGCGCAGGCGCAGACTCCCGGCGCCGCGGGTGCTGCTGGGGTCAGCGCCGTGCTCAGCCTGTCGTCCCGCGAGGCGCCGCCGGTCACCGTGGCCGCGGTGGCCGCCTGCACCGACGAGGGCAAGTACCTGGGCGTGTCGGCCACGCCGCAGGGGCAGATGGTCATGAGCTCCAAGTACCTCAAGGCCGCGCAGGAGCTGCTCGACGAGGTGGTCAGCGTCAGCAAGGGCGTCGAGGACGCTAAGACGGCCGCTGCCGCCGCGACCAAGAGCCTGGCCGCGGTGAAGAAGAAGGAGGACTCGGAGGGCGCGTCAGGTGGCGGCACCGACGACGGTGCCGGCGCAAAGAGCGGCGGTGGTGCCGCGCCAGAGATGTCCACGGCGGAGCGGCAGGAGATGCAGATGAAGAAGAGCAAGCTTCTCAACATGCTTGACGAG GTGGAGCAGCGGTACCGGCAGTACCACGGGCAGATGCAGGCGGTGTCGTCGTCGTTCGAGGCGGCGGCGGGGGCCGGGTCGGCGCGGACGTACACGGCGCTGGCGCTGCGCACCATCTCGCGGCAGTTCCGGTGTCTGCGGGACGCGATCGCGTCGCAGGTGCGCGCGGCGAGCCGGGCGCTGGGCGAGGACGCGGACGCCGCCGTCGCCGGGGGCCGCACCGTGGGGTCCCGCCTCCGCTACATCGACCACCAGCTCCGGCAGCAGCGCGCGCTGCAGCAGCTCGGCATGATGCAGGGCGGCGCCTGGCGGCCCCAGCGCGGCCTCCCCGAGCGCTCCGTCTCCATCCTCCGCGCCTGGCTCTTCGAGCACTTCCTGCACCC ATACCCCAAGGATTCGGACAAGATCATGCTCGCCAAGCAAACCGGGCTCACCAGGAGTCAG GTGTCCAATTGGTTCATCAATGCGAGGGTGCGGCTGTGGAAGCCTATGGTGGAGGAGATGTACCTGGAGGAGACAAAGGACCAGGACGCTGGAGGCGGCGGCAACGACGAGGGCAAGTCCGGTGGCGGCGGCAGCAAGAGCAGCGACACCGTCGACGGCGTCATGCCGAGGGCGGACGTGATGTCCAAGTCCGCGGTGCGCGTGGGAGGCGGCGGGGCGGGGGCGGAGAGCGCGTCCACCAACAAGGGCATCCATGGCTCCTCCCTGCTcgagctcggcggcggcgatcACCAGCAGTCCCACGCGGGGTtctacgacgacgatgaagacgacggcgacgacgtgaTGGGGCGGAGGCTCAAGAAGGCGCGCGGCAACGAGCCGGCGCCGGCGTTCCACCACGTGCACGACATAGCCACGCTGCACGCGCAGGCCGCGGCGGCCGCGAGGCAGCAGCACGAGGAGGTCAGCCACCGGGAGCTCCTCATGAAGTTCATGGagagcggcggcggtggcggcgtgAGGGACCACCACCAGGACGGCGGCGGGTACTCGCTGTTCGCGCCGGGGCCGTACGGGCAGTTCACCACGGAGCCCTTCGCGTTCGCTGGGAACGGCGGGGTGTCGCTGACGCTCGGCCTCCCGCACGGCGCCGGAGGCAGCGCCGAGCAGACCGCGTCGTTCCTCATGGGCAGCACCACGGCCGGCGACAGCGGCAGCCACGGCGCCGCCACCAGCTACGACATGAACATGCAGAGCACCAAGTCGTTCGCGGCGCAGCTCATGAGGGACTTCGTGGCCTAG